A genomic region of Noviherbaspirillum sp. L7-7A contains the following coding sequences:
- the leuC gene encoding 3-isopropylmalate dehydratase large subunit translates to MAQTLYDKLWDSHVVDTGDDGTTLLYIDRHLLHEVTSPQAFEGLKLAGRQPWRRSANLMVADHNVPTTDRTEGIADPISRLQVETLDHNASEYKLTYFSMRDRRQGIVHVIGPEQGATLPGMTVVCGDSHTSTHGAFGALAHGIGTSEVEHVLATQCLLGKKSKAMLVQVDGALPAGVTAKDIVLAIIGKIGTAGGTGYAIEFGGSTIRALSMEGRMTVCNMAIEAGARAGMVAVDQTTIDYVKGRPFSPVGPHWDRAVEYWRTLHSDPGARFDLVVTLNAAEIKPQVTWGTSPEMVVPVDGRVPDPDKEKDAVKRDAIEKALVYMALKPNTAIEDIRIDKVFIGSCTNSRIEDLRAAAAVVRGKFRASNVKLAMVVPGSGLVKEQAEREGLDRIFRDAGFEWREPGCSMCLAMNADRLEPGERCASTSNRNFEGRQGAGGRTHLVSPAMAAAAGVAGHFVDVRAL, encoded by the coding sequence ATGGCTCAAACTCTGTACGACAAACTCTGGGATTCCCACGTCGTTGATACCGGCGATGACGGCACCACCCTGCTGTATATCGACCGCCACCTGCTGCACGAAGTCACCAGCCCGCAGGCATTCGAAGGCCTGAAGCTGGCCGGACGCCAGCCGTGGCGGCGTTCCGCCAACCTGATGGTGGCCGATCATAATGTTCCGACAACGGATCGCACGGAAGGCATTGCCGACCCGATCTCGCGCCTGCAGGTCGAGACGCTGGACCACAATGCCAGCGAATACAAGCTGACCTACTTCAGCATGCGCGACCGGCGCCAGGGCATCGTCCACGTGATCGGGCCGGAGCAGGGCGCGACCCTGCCGGGCATGACGGTGGTCTGCGGCGATTCCCATACCTCCACCCACGGCGCATTCGGCGCGCTGGCCCATGGCATCGGCACTTCCGAGGTCGAGCATGTGCTGGCCACGCAATGCCTCTTGGGCAAGAAGTCCAAGGCCATGCTGGTGCAGGTCGACGGCGCATTGCCGGCCGGCGTCACCGCCAAGGACATCGTGCTGGCCATCATCGGCAAGATCGGCACCGCCGGCGGCACCGGCTACGCCATCGAATTTGGCGGCTCGACGATACGCGCGCTGTCGATGGAAGGCCGGATGACGGTGTGCAACATGGCCATCGAGGCAGGCGCCCGGGCCGGCATGGTCGCGGTGGACCAGACCACGATCGACTACGTGAAAGGTCGCCCGTTCTCGCCGGTGGGCCCGCACTGGGACCGCGCCGTCGAATACTGGCGCACCCTGCATTCCGACCCGGGCGCGCGCTTTGACCTGGTGGTCACGCTGAACGCCGCCGAGATCAAGCCGCAGGTCACCTGGGGCACCTCGCCCGAGATGGTGGTGCCGGTCGACGGCCGGGTGCCGGACCCTGACAAGGAAAAGGATGCCGTCAAGCGCGACGCGATCGAAAAGGCGCTGGTCTACATGGCCCTGAAGCCCAACACCGCAATCGAGGATATCCGCATCGACAAGGTGTTCATCGGTTCCTGCACCAACTCCCGCATCGAAGACCTGCGCGCCGCCGCCGCCGTGGTGCGCGGCAAGTTCCGCGCTTCCAACGTGAAGCTGGCGATGGTGGTGCCGGGCTCGGGCCTGGTCAAGGAACAGGCCGAGCGCGAAGGCCTGGACCGCATCTTCCGCGACGCCGGCTTCGAATGGCGCGAGCCGGGCTGCTCGATGTGCCTGGCGATGAATGCCGACCGGCTGGAGCCGGGCGAGCGCTGCGCCTCCACCTCGAACCGCAACTTCGAAGGCCGGCAGGGCGCCGGCGGCCGCACCCACTTGGTCAGCCCGGCAATGGCCGCCGCTGCCGGCGTGGCGGGCCATTTCGTCGACGTGCGCGCGCTGTAA
- the leuB gene encoding 3-isopropylmalate dehydrogenase, with the protein MKIAVLPGDGIGPEIIEQAVRVLQSLDEKFELETAPVGGAGYEAHGHPLPDGTLKLAQEADAVLFGAVGDWKYDTLDRPLRPEQAILGLRKNLKLFANLRPAILYPELAGASTLKPEVVSGLDILIIRELTGDIYFGQPRGVRAAPDGPFKGEREGFDTMRYAESEIRRIAHVGFQAAQKRGKRLTSVDKANVLETFQFWKDIVTDVHKEYPDVALDHMYVDNAAMQLVRAPKKFDVIVTGNMFGDILSDAAAMLTGSIGMLPSASLDAANKGLYEPSHGSAPDIAGKGVANPLATILSAAMMLRYSLNKPEQADRIENAVKKVLAAGLRTPDIYEEGTTRVGTREMGDAVVKALAS; encoded by the coding sequence ATGAAAATAGCAGTCCTGCCGGGCGACGGCATCGGTCCGGAAATCATCGAACAGGCAGTGCGCGTGCTGCAGTCGCTGGACGAGAAATTCGAGCTGGAAACCGCGCCGGTCGGCGGCGCCGGCTACGAGGCGCACGGCCATCCGCTGCCGGATGGCACGCTGAAGCTGGCGCAGGAAGCCGACGCGGTGCTGTTCGGCGCGGTCGGCGACTGGAAGTACGACACGCTGGACCGTCCGCTGCGTCCGGAGCAGGCCATCCTGGGGCTGCGCAAGAACCTGAAGCTGTTCGCCAACCTGCGTCCGGCGATCCTGTACCCCGAACTGGCCGGCGCATCGACGCTGAAGCCGGAAGTGGTGTCGGGCCTGGACATCCTGATCATCCGCGAACTGACCGGCGACATCTATTTCGGCCAGCCGCGCGGCGTGCGCGCCGCACCCGACGGCCCGTTCAAGGGCGAGCGCGAAGGCTTCGACACCATGCGCTATGCCGAGTCGGAAATCCGCCGCATCGCCCATGTGGGCTTCCAGGCGGCGCAAAAGCGCGGCAAGCGCCTGACCAGCGTGGACAAGGCCAATGTGCTGGAAACCTTCCAGTTCTGGAAAGACATCGTGACCGACGTCCACAAGGAATATCCGGACGTGGCCCTGGATCACATGTATGTCGACAACGCAGCGATGCAGCTGGTGCGCGCGCCCAAGAAATTCGACGTGATCGTCACTGGCAACATGTTCGGCGACATCCTGTCCGACGCCGCCGCCATGCTGACCGGCTCGATCGGCATGCTGCCGTCGGCCTCGCTGGACGCGGCGAACAAGGGCCTGTACGAGCCGTCGCACGGCTCGGCGCCCGACATTGCCGGCAAGGGCGTGGCCAATCCGCTCGCTACCATCCTGTCGGCCGCGATGATGCTGCGCTATTCGCTGAACAAGCCGGAACAGGCCGACCGCATCGAGAACGCGGTGAAGAAGGTGCTGGCGGCCGGGCTGCGCACGCCCGATATTTATGAAGAAGGCACGACCCGCGTTGGCACCCGTGAAATGGGCGACGCGGTGGTGAAGGCGCTGGCTTCCTGA
- the leuD gene encoding 3-isopropylmalate dehydratase small subunit, whose protein sequence is MNKFTLLEGLVAPLDRANVDTDAIIPKQFLKSIKRTGFGPNLFDEWRYLDHGEPGMDNSKRPLNPDFVLNQPRYQGASILLARKNFGCGSSREHAPWALEQYGFRAVIAPSFADIFFNNCYKNGLLPIALTEAQVDQLFNEVKAFPGYKLVVDLEKQTVATSNGSAVFPFEIDAFRKFCMLNGLDDIGLTLQKADKIRVFEERHLAAQPWLANTI, encoded by the coding sequence ATGAACAAATTCACCCTGCTCGAAGGCCTGGTGGCGCCCCTGGACCGCGCCAACGTCGACACCGACGCCATCATCCCCAAGCAATTCCTGAAGTCCATCAAGCGCACCGGCTTCGGCCCCAACCTTTTCGACGAATGGCGTTACCTGGATCATGGCGAACCCGGCATGGACAACAGCAAGCGTCCGCTGAACCCGGATTTCGTGCTGAACCAGCCGCGCTACCAGGGCGCTTCCATCCTGCTGGCCCGCAAGAACTTCGGCTGCGGCTCCTCGCGCGAGCATGCGCCGTGGGCGCTGGAGCAGTACGGCTTCCGCGCCGTGATCGCGCCCAGCTTCGCCGATATCTTCTTCAACAACTGCTACAAGAACGGCCTGTTGCCCATCGCGCTGACGGAAGCGCAGGTCGACCAGCTGTTCAATGAAGTCAAGGCCTTTCCCGGCTACAAGCTGGTGGTCGACCTGGAAAAGCAGACGGTCGCCACCAGCAATGGCAGCGCGGTATTCCCGTTCGAGATCGACGCCTTCCGCAAGTTCTGCATGCTCAATGGCCTGGACGACATCGGCCTGACGCTCCAGAAGGCCGACAAGATCCGCGTCTTCGAGGAACGCCACCTGGCGGCCCAGCCCTGGCTGGCCAACACCATCTGA
- a CDS encoding FimV/HubP family polar landmark protein: MPKKTTEKMSGKSSSIARRALGAAVVSAAMLGSAGAGAAGLGQLTVLSALGQPLQAEIELTSVSKEEAGNISVRLAPAAAFRQANIEFNPSLANLRFAVEQRGNRQVVRITSSQPMNEPFVDVLLEVSSNGTRLLREYVVLLDPVGSRRAQPAETAPAAPAAAAAAPASRQQASRAAPPPAQTTETAPGGDSYPVKRGDTLAAIAGQVKPEGVSLDQMLVALQRANPNAFVGNNINRLRTGQILSVPSAEAARSVSNGEARRIVVAQSADFNNYRNRLASQVAGSATGQGEGGQLASGKVTSRVEEQRNTAGESRDRLQVSRSGAPASSADAEERIAQEKALAEANSRVKELEKTVGDLQRLLEIKNRDLAARQNQAAAPAAGDKPVAANDKPAAAVASAAPAATASAAPPAAEASTPPAATAPTPTATPTPAADNAAAAAPAAQAAKPAPKPAIPAPPPPPEPGMLEELAGNPAVLGGSALVLALLAALGITRSRKAKQAKAANGGSSIMPTSTLKTNSLFGAAGGQSVDTNNSVFNSNFSPSASQLDTNEVDPVAEADVYIAYGRDAQAEEILKEALRTQPDRAAVRGKLLEIYAARKDLRAFEATATELFSLTKGEGEEWAQAATLGLSLDPANPLYASARKPSDAPDAGVGAAVAAGAGLAAGAAASAANESHGNEIDFDALLNTTQQSHRDEPLVASEKAGTEATEQQLAAPDLTEAPLAADQTPVAPALPDVHSDDVPDLHPAPAASPTAQPEAASASPEPASNLLDFDFDLDSFGKAPLPTPPAAQSDEEPAEAAPANSRLMDFKLDDLDLPKPDAAPASATPSLDDDEFPPLELDVPARPAANATTAIHDESAPMDFDLSGISLDLDPHGGTDAALQDVPTLGETSYSNTAEMATKLDLASAYQEIGDREGARELLEEVIKGGDSEQSEKAKVLLAKLD, from the coding sequence ATGCCCAAGAAAACCACTGAAAAGATGTCCGGAAAATCGTCCTCCATTGCACGCAGGGCGCTAGGCGCGGCGGTGGTTTCCGCTGCCATGTTGGGCAGCGCCGGCGCCGGCGCCGCGGGCTTGGGCCAGTTGACCGTGCTGTCCGCCCTGGGCCAGCCGCTCCAGGCGGAAATCGAACTGACATCGGTTAGCAAGGAAGAGGCCGGCAATATATCGGTCAGGCTGGCGCCGGCAGCGGCATTCCGGCAGGCCAATATCGAATTCAACCCGTCTTTGGCGAACCTGCGCTTCGCCGTTGAACAGCGCGGCAATCGCCAGGTTGTTCGTATTACTTCATCGCAGCCGATGAACGAGCCGTTCGTTGATGTGCTGCTGGAAGTCAGCAGCAACGGCACCCGTCTGCTGCGCGAATACGTGGTGTTGCTGGACCCGGTCGGCAGCCGCCGCGCCCAGCCCGCCGAAACCGCTCCCGCCGCCCCGGCTGCAGCGGCAGCCGCGCCAGCGTCCCGCCAGCAAGCCAGCCGCGCCGCGCCGCCCCCCGCGCAAACGACCGAAACCGCTCCCGGCGGCGACAGCTATCCGGTAAAGCGCGGCGATACGCTGGCCGCAATCGCCGGCCAGGTCAAGCCGGAAGGCGTGTCGCTCGACCAGATGCTGGTGGCGCTGCAACGTGCCAATCCGAATGCCTTCGTTGGCAACAACATCAACCGCCTGCGCACGGGGCAGATCCTGTCCGTGCCCAGCGCCGAAGCCGCCCGCAGCGTCAGCAATGGCGAAGCGCGGCGCATCGTGGTGGCGCAGTCGGCCGATTTCAATAATTACCGCAACCGCCTGGCCAGCCAGGTGGCCGGCAGCGCCACCGGCCAGGGCGAGGGCGGCCAGCTCGCTTCGGGCAAGGTGACTTCCCGCGTCGAGGAACAGCGCAATACGGCGGGCGAATCGCGTGACCGTCTCCAGGTGTCGCGCTCCGGTGCGCCGGCCTCGAGTGCGGATGCCGAGGAGCGGATCGCCCAGGAAAAGGCGCTGGCCGAAGCCAATTCACGCGTCAAGGAACTGGAAAAGACGGTCGGCGACCTGCAGCGGCTGCTGGAAATCAAGAACCGTGATCTCGCCGCCCGCCAGAATCAGGCGGCAGCGCCTGCTGCAGGAGATAAGCCGGTGGCGGCGAACGACAAGCCGGCTGCCGCAGTGGCCAGCGCCGCGCCGGCCGCAACCGCCAGCGCAGCGCCGCCGGCAGCAGAGGCCAGCACGCCGCCGGCCGCGACTGCGCCGACCCCTACAGCAACGCCAACGCCAGCGGCTGACAATGCCGCCGCAGCCGCACCTGCCGCGCAAGCGGCCAAGCCGGCACCGAAACCCGCCATTCCAGCACCGCCGCCTCCGCCCGAGCCAGGCATGCTGGAAGAACTGGCCGGCAACCCGGCTGTGCTCGGCGGATCAGCGCTGGTGCTGGCCCTGCTGGCTGCACTGGGCATCACCCGTTCGCGCAAGGCAAAGCAGGCAAAGGCTGCTAACGGCGGCAGCAGCATCATGCCAACTTCGACGCTGAAGACCAATTCCCTGTTCGGCGCCGCCGGTGGGCAGAGCGTGGATACCAACAACAGCGTCTTCAATTCGAATTTCTCGCCATCGGCCAGCCAGCTTGACACCAATGAAGTGGACCCGGTTGCCGAGGCCGATGTCTACATCGCCTACGGCCGCGATGCCCAGGCCGAGGAAATCCTGAAGGAAGCCCTGCGCACCCAGCCGGATCGCGCCGCGGTGCGTGGCAAGCTGCTGGAGATCTATGCCGCCCGCAAGGACCTGCGTGCGTTCGAAGCCACTGCCACCGAGCTGTTCAGCCTGACCAAGGGCGAGGGCGAGGAATGGGCGCAGGCGGCTACCCTGGGCCTGTCGCTCGATCCGGCCAATCCGCTGTATGCATCGGCGCGCAAGCCATCGGATGCCCCGGACGCGGGGGTAGGCGCTGCCGTAGCCGCCGGTGCAGGGCTTGCCGCGGGTGCCGCGGCATCCGCTGCCAACGAGTCGCACGGCAACGAGATCGATTTCGATGCGCTGCTCAACACAACCCAGCAGTCGCATCGGGACGAACCACTGGTTGCCAGCGAAAAGGCCGGCACCGAGGCGACCGAACAGCAGCTTGCGGCGCCAGACCTGACCGAAGCGCCACTGGCAGCCGACCAAACGCCGGTCGCTCCGGCACTTCCTGATGTCCACAGCGACGACGTGCCTGATTTGCATCCTGCTCCCGCCGCCAGCCCGACAGCCCAGCCCGAAGCCGCATCGGCCAGCCCGGAGCCTGCTTCCAACCTGCTGGACTTCGATTTCGACCTCGACAGCTTCGGCAAGGCGCCGCTACCCACGCCGCCGGCAGCACAATCGGACGAGGAGCCAGCCGAAGCGGCGCCTGCCAACTCGCGCCTGATGGATTTCAAGCTCGACGACCTCGACCTGCCGAAACCGGATGCCGCACCGGCCAGCGCCACGCCCAGCCTGGATGACGATGAATTCCCGCCGCTGGAACTCGATGTGCCGGCCAGGCCCGCTGCAAATGCAACGACTGCCATCCATGACGAGTCGGCGCCGATGGATTTCGATCTGTCCGGCATCAGTCTGGATCTCGACCCGCATGGCGGCACCGATGCCGCGCTGCAGGACGTGCCTACCCTGGGCGAAACCTCGTATTCCAATACGGCCGAGATGGCGACCAAGCTCGACCTGGCATCGGCCTACCAGGAAATCGGCGACCGCGAGGGCGCCCGGGAACTGCTGGAAGAAGTCATCAAGGGCGGCGACAGCGAGCAGAGCGAAAAGGCCAAGGTCCTGCTGGCCAAGCTCGACTAA
- a CDS encoding phosphoribosylanthranilate isomerase yields the protein MTFNPMQQRTRIKLCGLRHPQDVADAVSAGADAIGLVFYPPSPRSVSLQQAAVLAAATPPFIATVGLFVNPGEEEVRQASAAARLSLLQFHGDETPEQCHALAAAVNLPFLKAFRVRPDTTAADLLEYDSICRAGGDRYSALLLDTWVDAYGGGGKVFDWSLIPEELAPRVVLSGGLSVQNATEAVLRVRPYAVDVSSGIEREKGVKDGGMMRAFTAAVRAGDARLQQAHPEGTA from the coding sequence ATGACCTTCAATCCCATGCAGCAGCGTACCCGCATCAAGCTATGCGGCCTGCGCCATCCGCAGGATGTCGCCGATGCGGTCAGCGCCGGCGCCGATGCGATTGGCCTGGTGTTCTATCCGCCCAGCCCGCGCAGCGTGTCATTGCAGCAGGCAGCCGTGCTGGCGGCGGCAACGCCGCCCTTCATTGCCACTGTCGGCCTGTTCGTCAATCCCGGCGAGGAGGAGGTGCGGCAGGCCAGCGCGGCGGCCAGGTTGTCGCTGCTGCAGTTCCATGGCGATGAAACGCCGGAACAGTGCCATGCGCTGGCGGCCGCAGTGAATCTGCCGTTTCTGAAGGCATTTCGGGTGCGTCCCGATACGACGGCCGCCGATTTGCTAGAATACGACTCCATTTGTCGCGCCGGCGGCGACCGTTATTCGGCTCTGTTGCTGGATACCTGGGTCGATGCCTACGGCGGCGGCGGAAAGGTTTTCGATTGGTCTCTCATCCCAGAAGAACTCGCGCCTCGGGTCGTTTTAAGTGGTGGCTTGAGCGTACAAAACGCGACTGAGGCGGTGTTGCGCGTTCGTCCCTACGCGGTCGATGTCAGCAGCGGCATCGAACGCGAAAAAGGCGTCAAGGACGGCGGCATGATGCGCGCTTTCACGGCAGCAGTGCGCGCCGGCGACGCCCGTCTCCAACAGGCACACCCCGAAGGAACAGCATGA
- the asd gene encoding aspartate-semialdehyde dehydrogenase, giving the protein MKLVGLVGWRGMVGSVLMQRMQEEGDFAHIEPVFFSTSNAGGRAPAQAKNETALKDANDIEALKKCDIILTCQGGDYTSEVFPKLRAAGWNGYWIDAASTLRMNDDAIIVLDPVNLDVIKNALKRGVKNYIGGNCTVSCMLMGLGGLFQHDLVEWITSMTYQAASGGGAQHMRELLTQFGSINAEVRSLLDDPASAILEIDRKVLAKQHSMSAEETKQFGVPLGGNLIPWIDKDLGNGVSREEWKGGAETNKILGRGASFGAEARSAIPVDGLCVRIGAMRCHSQALTIKLKKDVPLDEINDILASNNQWAKVVPNTREASMRDLTPAAVTGSLTIPVGRLRKMQMGNDYLSAFTVGDQLLWGAAEPLRRMLRIVLEA; this is encoded by the coding sequence ATGAAACTCGTAGGCTTGGTAGGTTGGCGTGGCATGGTCGGTTCGGTCCTGATGCAGCGCATGCAGGAAGAGGGCGACTTCGCCCATATCGAACCGGTGTTCTTTTCAACGTCGAATGCGGGCGGGCGCGCGCCCGCGCAGGCGAAAAACGAGACTGCGCTGAAAGACGCCAACGATATCGAAGCGCTGAAGAAGTGCGACATCATCCTGACCTGCCAGGGCGGCGACTACACCAGCGAGGTATTCCCCAAGCTGCGCGCAGCCGGCTGGAACGGCTACTGGATCGATGCCGCCTCGACGCTGCGCATGAATGACGACGCCATCATCGTGCTCGATCCGGTCAACCTGGACGTGATCAAGAATGCGCTGAAGCGCGGCGTGAAGAACTATATCGGCGGCAACTGCACCGTGTCCTGCATGCTGATGGGCCTGGGCGGCCTGTTCCAGCATGACCTGGTGGAATGGATCACCTCCATGACCTACCAGGCCGCATCCGGCGGCGGCGCGCAGCACATGCGCGAACTGCTGACCCAGTTCGGCTCCATCAATGCCGAAGTCAGGTCGCTGCTGGACGACCCGGCATCGGCCATCCTGGAAATCGACCGCAAGGTGCTGGCCAAGCAGCATTCGATGAGCGCTGAAGAGACCAAGCAGTTCGGCGTGCCGCTGGGCGGCAACCTGATTCCCTGGATCGACAAGGACCTCGGCAATGGCGTGTCCAGGGAAGAGTGGAAGGGCGGCGCCGAGACCAACAAGATCCTGGGCCGCGGCGCGTCGTTCGGTGCCGAAGCGCGTTCGGCGATTCCGGTCGACGGCCTGTGCGTGCGCATCGGCGCGATGCGCTGCCATTCCCAGGCGCTGACCATCAAGCTGAAGAAGGATGTGCCGCTGGACGAGATCAACGACATCCTGGCCAGCAACAACCAGTGGGCGAAGGTGGTGCCGAATACCCGCGAAGCGTCGATGAGGGACCTGACGCCCGCCGCGGTCACCGGCAGCCTGACGATTCCGGTCGGCCGCCTGCGCAAGATGCAGATGGGGAATGACTACCTGTCGGCCTTCACGGTAGGCGACCAGTTGCTGTGGGGCGCCGCCGAACCGCTGCGCCGCATGCTGCGTATCGTGCTGGAAGCTTGA
- the truA gene encoding tRNA pseudouridine(38-40) synthase TruA, protein MKRIAIGIQYDGTPWQGWQTQPHGQTVQDMLQAAGKQFTQRDLDIQCAGRTDAGVHAIEQVAHFDTDIDRPSQSWVRGLNSFLHPSIAVLWAQDVTTEADAEAFHARFSARRRTYHYYLYNSQVRSPLLHARAGWVFRPLDAAAMHRAAQALIGDLDFSAFRASQCQANSPVRTMHAIDIERQGELIRFTLTANAFLHHMVRNIVGSLIYVGIGSRPESWIAELLDSRDRTLAAPTFMPQGLYLAKIDYGPNWNLPAHAISNPVFAL, encoded by the coding sequence TTGAAACGCATTGCAATCGGCATTCAATACGACGGCACGCCCTGGCAGGGCTGGCAAACCCAGCCGCACGGGCAGACCGTGCAGGACATGCTGCAGGCCGCCGGCAAACAGTTTACCCAGCGCGACCTCGATATCCAGTGCGCCGGCCGCACCGACGCGGGCGTGCATGCGATTGAACAGGTCGCCCATTTCGACACTGACATCGACCGGCCGTCGCAGTCATGGGTGCGCGGCCTGAACAGTTTCCTGCATCCGTCCATCGCGGTGCTCTGGGCGCAGGATGTGACGACGGAGGCCGATGCCGAGGCATTCCATGCCCGGTTTTCCGCCCGTCGCCGCACTTATCATTACTACCTTTACAACAGCCAGGTCCGCTCGCCGCTGTTGCATGCGCGCGCCGGCTGGGTATTCCGCCCACTGGATGCTGCTGCAATGCACCGTGCCGCGCAGGCGCTGATCGGCGACCTGGATTTCTCGGCATTCCGGGCCTCCCAGTGCCAGGCGAATTCGCCGGTGCGCACCATGCATGCGATCGACATCGAGCGCCAGGGCGAGCTGATCCGTTTCACGCTGACGGCCAATGCCTTCCTGCATCACATGGTGCGCAATATCGTCGGCTCGCTGATCTATGTGGGCATCGGCAGCCGCCCGGAGAGCTGGATTGCGGAACTGCTGGACAGCCGCGACCGCACCCTGGCGGCGCCGACCTTCATGCCACAGGGCCTGTATCTTGCGAAGATCGATTACGGCCCCAACTGGAATTTGCCCGCGCACGCCATTTCCAACCCGGTATTCGCCCTATGA